The sequence TGCCATTCACCTTTTCGGAGCATTATTCGAGACGATGAAGGATGCTCATGATGCAAGGTATATATCAAGGAAACACGAAAAGAATATTATTTTTATTCCAACACAAAATGTTATTCCGATTGAGTTTGAACTGACTGATGAAAAAAAGGAAGCTCTCATCCAATTAGGGAAAGAAAGAGCACAAGCCTTTTTAAGACAATGGAGTTATTAAGGAATTTTCTCGTTAGCAGTACCTTCATTACTTATGATTATGAGTGGCTAAAAAAAAAGTCAAACCCTGTCATACCTATTGAAGTAATAGGAATGACAGGGTCTGACTTATTTGAGAAAGTATTCATTTAAAGGGAAGCCTTATCCTTCTTTTTCCCTTTTTTCCCTTCAATGACTGTTAAGTGAGGTGCCGATCTTTTTTTCGAATGGATTGCTTTTTTAATGCTTGGTTTAGAGATCGAACGATTTATAGGATTGTTTTTTTGTTCTGCCCGCATTTTAAGACGTTTTTTGGAATACTTGGCAGCCTTTACAAAAGCTTTGTGCTCTTTTCTGTTATGGACTGCAGTCCCTCTGAACCTTGTAAACAAAAATATGATAATGGCAGCAAATACCCCGATGAATATTAGGTTTTTGATAAATGCAGCAGGGTCCGTCCATAAATAATTTCCTAATCCTAAAATAGCTAAGGCGATCACAATATAAAACAACCAATATTTCAATCGATTCAAAACAGACACCTCCTTGTCAAGCTTAACAGGCATTTTCCTATATAATCCCGGCAACAAACCTTTGACAAATTGCAATATTTTTCAAATGTCAGGAAATTTCTTCACCAATCGTGTGTTTTCTTTATCCATTTTAAACTAAAAAACATTCTTTTATGCAATTTTTATGTATTCTAATCTTTTTTTACATATTTCCCGAACTCCTTCCCTTTCCATTCTACAAAGGATAGAGTGATTCCTCTATATTTAACGCAAAAAACCAGATGTGTTAATGTTTTTAGCGGATTGGACATACTAAGAGCGGAGGTGTTGGTATGTCAGAAGAAAAAGGAGAAAATTCAAAAGAAAGTAAAGATCTTGAGCAAAATAAGAAAGAAGAACAATTATCATTAGTTGCTTTATCGGTTATCATTGGCCTTTGCGGAGGCTTTTTGTGGAGCTTAATTGGTTATATTGCGTATTTATTTTCTTTTACAGAGGTAAGCCCGCGAGCAGTATTAGAACCGATTGCTGTTGGAGATTGGCAAAATACGTGGTTAGGACTTGTGATTTCCTTCGTAATATTATCCGTTCTTTCCGCAGGAACGGCTTTACTGTATTATGTTGCATTTAAAAGATTTAAAGGAATGTGGCCGGGAATGGTCTATGGACTGCTTTTGTTTGGTATAATTTTCTTCATCTTAAATCCGTTATTTCCGAGTATTGAACCAATTAGAGAAATAGATGGATACACATGGGTAACCTCCGCTTGCTTGTACATCCTTTATGGTGTATTTATTGGTTACTCTATATCCTATGAAGCTCATGAGTTAAGGGTGAAGGAAAAGCAGGAAGTTTCCCAATAAATCAAGATGTTACCAATTAATAAAGTGTGTTAGAATGTTCTTAATTGAACATTCTTTTTTTATATAGGAGCTTTTTTATGAAACGAATTGTTGTATTAAATGGACCTAATTTAAACCTGCTAGGAAATCGAGAAGTATCGGTATATGGTACTGATTCCCTTAAGGATATGGAAAATAGTCTGCAAAAGTTAGCTCATACTAAAAACATTTCGGTAGACTTTTTTCAATCTAATCATGAGGGTGACATTATCGATTGGCTGCATGAAAGCAATAAGGAGGATACACTTGGCATTATCCTTAACCCAGGTGCCTTTACACACTACAGTTATGCGATTCGTGATGCCGTTGCTGCCATTCAGCCCCCTGTTGTTGAAGTACATATCTCGAATGTTCATGCCAGAGAAAGCTTCAGGCACCAGTCCGTCATTGCTCCAGTGTGTAAAGGACAAATTCTCGGATTCGGTCTGAAAGGATACGATCTCGCTTTTCAGTCATTTTTTTAATAGGGAGAGGAAAAAGGTATGGAAAAGATTAAAAAATTTCAGTCTAGTTTTGCTGAGCATGGAATTGACGGCATGTTAATAACAAGTGCCTATAATCGGCGCTATCTTTCTAATTTTACAGGATCAGCCGGGGCGGTTCTCATCTCAAATGAAAAAGCTTTATTTATCACGGATTTCCGTTATGTAGAGCAAGCGGGAAATCAAGCTGCAGGCTTCGAAGTAGTCAAACATTCCGGATCTATTTTTGCAGAAGCCGGGGAGCAGGCTAAAAAACTAGGGATTCAAAAGCTTGGTTTTGAAGAACAGCATGTTACCTATTCAGAGTATAAACTCCTGCAGGCAAGTGTTGAATGTGCACTTATTCCGGTTTCCAATGCAGTTGAAAACTTGCGCTTGATTAAGTCTGATGCAGAGATTAAGATATTAAAGGATGCAGCAGATATTGCTGATGCGGCTTTCAAATACATAATCGATGTGATAAAGCCTGGTAAGACAGAATTAGAAATTTCTAATGAGCTGGAATTTTTCATGAGAAAATGTGGAGCAGCTGCATCTTCATTTGATATTATTGTGGCTAGTGGGTCTCGTTCAGCATTGCCGCATGGTGTTGCAAGCGAAAAAGTAATTGAAAAAGGTGATTTTGTAACATTGGATTATGGCGCCTTATACAAGGGCTATGTTTCAGATATTACACGAACTGTCGCTGTTGGAGAACCATCTACTGAATTAAAGGAAATCTATGAGATCGT is a genomic window of Bacillus oleivorans containing:
- a CDS encoding SA1362 family protein, which gives rise to MNRLKYWLFYIVIALAILGLGNYLWTDPAAFIKNLIFIGVFAAIIIFLFTRFRGTAVHNRKEHKAFVKAAKYSKKRLKMRAEQKNNPINRSISKPSIKKAIHSKKRSAPHLTVIEGKKGKKKDKASL
- a CDS encoding YqhR family membrane protein — protein: MSEEKGENSKESKDLEQNKKEEQLSLVALSVIIGLCGGFLWSLIGYIAYLFSFTEVSPRAVLEPIAVGDWQNTWLGLVISFVILSVLSAGTALLYYVAFKRFKGMWPGMVYGLLLFGIIFFILNPLFPSIEPIREIDGYTWVTSACLYILYGVFIGYSISYEAHELRVKEKQEVSQ
- the aroQ gene encoding type II 3-dehydroquinate dehydratase — encoded protein: MKRIVVLNGPNLNLLGNREVSVYGTDSLKDMENSLQKLAHTKNISVDFFQSNHEGDIIDWLHESNKEDTLGIILNPGAFTHYSYAIRDAVAAIQPPVVEVHISNVHARESFRHQSVIAPVCKGQILGFGLKGYDLAFQSFF
- a CDS encoding M24 family metallopeptidase, which codes for MEKIKKFQSSFAEHGIDGMLITSAYNRRYLSNFTGSAGAVLISNEKALFITDFRYVEQAGNQAAGFEVVKHSGSIFAEAGEQAKKLGIQKLGFEEQHVTYSEYKLLQASVECALIPVSNAVENLRLIKSDAEIKILKDAADIADAAFKYIIDVIKPGKTELEISNELEFFMRKCGAAASSFDIIVASGSRSALPHGVASEKVIEKGDFVTLDYGALYKGYVSDITRTVAVGEPSTELKEIYEIVLEAQLKSMDGIKPGMTGKQADAIARDYISEKGYGEYFGHSLGHGIGLEVHEGPSLSFRSETVLKPGMVVTVEPGIYLPGKGGVRIEDDTVITENGNETLTHSTKDLLIL